GTTTAGATCATCAGACGCAGGCCTTCTACAAGCGCCCTGCTCCTCATGTATTGCCTGCTTTGACCCTACATCTTCCTTCGGGTATCAGAAACGCGTACTACTACGATATCATTGGCAACGTGTCCACGTCGAAATTGAGAACTGCTCCTTCAGTTCCCAAGGAAAAGCAAGGGACTCAGTTCAGCGTGTTTGAGTTCAGACCTCGTTACCCTATCCTTGGTGGATGGAACTATACATTTACTCTAGGATGGGACTCGCCCCTCGAAGATTCTACCAGCTATGATAAATCCACTGGTCGTTATATCGTCGAAATCCCCATCATGACTCCAATCCTAGGCGCGGTagtcaacgacgaagagcTTACTGTCATTTTGCCGGAAGGCGCAACGTGAGTTACCAGTGATGttttttgaaaatattcaCCAAACTCAAACCAAACCAATAGAGATGTCCAATATGCGACACCCTTCCCCGCGGGATCGACTTCCGTCGGGACGCATACCACCTACCTCGACACAACTGGACGCCCGGCCTTGACATTCCAATACAAAAATTTGACAGTCAAACACGCCCAAACAATATTTGTAGGTCCATTGAGATGGTACTTCGACACGAGCTAATGTATGTTTCTAGGTATCGTACAAGGTCTCGCCGTTGGCACACCTCAAAAAGCCTATCGCTGTCGGAACGGCGTTCCTGGGCCTTTTCACTTTGGGGATGATCGCTCGAAGAGTGAACTTGACCCTTCaccaaaagaaaaaggtgTAATAAAGAAATGCAATTTTAATATTATTTTTTGTTGTATTGCAAGTCGCCAGCACGTCTATTTCATATTGTTATTACGCATGAAACCGTGAAGAGTCATCATCTGACAATTTGCCGGTGGTGGTTGACTGTTGAAAGACAAGGGATTAATCAAATTGACGTGAAGAAAGCCAATGATGAACTCACGGAATTATGGACATGAAGACGTTGAACTTCCCGCTATCCAAAAGGCATCGAAAGTAAAGGCCGTTGTTACTTTTTCCTCCTGGAAAGTCATAATAAAGACTGGTTGCTTTCCATCTCCATGCTCCCTGTGTAACTCCATCTCGTTTCTTGCCGAGAATTAGCTGCATTGGCAGCTCATGTGTACCAGTTGAATTGTGGACATTGACAGGATAAACGGTGGTCTCATTCACGAGTAAATACaattgattttgattgatgtAGAAATATGGAGGCTCGCGGTTGTTTGATATGACAGACAAGTTTCCCAATTCGCCTGAATTTGAGAAATGGGAAACGCGTTAGCAATCTCGCACGGCATGGTACAAGTGGCAATGTACCTGGTCTGTGAACAGAAAGGTGTCTGGCAATTGATCCTGAGGCTACCGGTCCCTTAGCCTCGATAAATGAGGCGCCTGGTATCAGAGAGCCCATTGAGCTTCGACCGTTCATGCCTTCCCATGTCGGTACAGCAGAGACGAGATGGAGGGTGAACAGAAAGGCCAGAAGAGTGAAAGAAACATCTTTCATCGAAAACATGACGATCTGAAGGGAGCGCGATGTAGTGAAGAAACAGCGAGTAGCAACGGCAGGGTTCTTATGTCTCGGAAAAGCATCGCAAAGACAAACGTGGAGTTTTGTTTGGATTGTCCGAACTTGAAGCGGATCGAGGTTTCCTTGGGGTCTTCACTAAGGAAGAAGCGCGGAGCTTACGGTGTCAGCCCAGTCAGTGGTAGAGCAGTCAGATTTCGGCTCTTTGAGTTGTCATGCAAATGCGAAAGGCGTTTACTGGACAGCGTATATATAGGTCTGACCTCAGTGCGAGGCCTGCATGAATTCAGATGGCGGGCCATACGTCGATGGCAGCAATCATTGCAACATAGAATTAGATGGTGGATATAATCTAAGTTGGAAGCATATGTGCTATGAAGATGCTGTATTGCGAAcaagtggtggtggtgaagaagaaagacgGACTGGAAAGGCAGAGGCGGGTGATTAGAGTAAATTTAGACGAGAGTCTATTTCAATTTCTAAATCCAATTTGACTTGATCTTATGACCAATTTGGGACTTTGAATTTTTCCGCTCGACCACTTACTTCCACGTTACCATTAGATCATAATTCATCGCTTCTCCAGTCACCCAGCATGCTCCGGAAAATCACTCGGGATGGTAGCAATATCGTTCTCGAGCGCGTCTTGTCGCCTGTGGGCTCACATACCCTGCACCACGCGTCTTTGAAAGCCTTCTCGACATGGTTGGACGCGCATCACTCACCACAAATCAACATACCAGAGACATGCTCCTTGGTACCACTGCAACGACAACCGAGCAGTCGAAGGTTTGCATCGACACGTCACTCACCACAACGCGGCTCCGGAAAAGAGGCTGATGTTTCGCAGTTGCCTCGCTTTCTCCGAAGACAACACCTCCAAAAAAGCTCAACACAAGAAATTGCTAAGTCCCACGTCAAGTCTGCTTCTGATATGCAACCACAAGCTACAGCATCATCGTCCAAATCAGCCGTTTTCCGCTCGCGACACTATGATCCCGAGCAAGAAAAGACACCAAAGTCTGAGCTTCGGCCTCTGGAACCTCATGTGTTGTCGGCAAGGTTAAAAAAACTTTGCGACTCAGGCAAGATTGACGACGCAGTATACATGCTCAAGAACGCCCCATTGGACGCTCAGAACACACAAGTGTGGAACACTTTGATATGGGAATGCTTAAAAGGAAAGAGATTCCAGCTTGGCTATCAACTGTACATTGATGTGAGTGCTTTTGGTCCGTGTCTATGTATCGATACTCAAAACGcgaaagatgaaaagaagaGGGTTTAGCCCCAGTACAAGAACCTTCCAAACCTTCTTCAGTGGTTTATCAAGGATAGAGCATTGGCATACGCATCCAAAACAGCTTACAAATGCTCGTTCATTGTACGAGGCCTTTAAGCGTCACATATCGTCGCTAAAAATACACGACCCTACCAACCCTGATCTGACAATTGAACCTCTTGGTGGATACATTCGCATTTTGGGAAATGCTGGTCAATATCAAGAGATTTTCGACGTGTATTATTCAATGGACCAAAGCGGACCCTTGGCTCCCAGTCAGTACATTTACACATGCCTATTTCAAGCGATAGCTGCTGCAAGAAATGACACTGCGGAGGGTAGTGCCAAGGTCGCCGCAGACGCTCGTATGCTCTGGACTCAATTGACCAGAGCTGCCAAAAAGGCAGGCTTCACCCCCGACTCTTACACTGCGGTCTCCGCCGTTAAAGCTTTGACTGGCGGTAATGACACAGACCATGATCTTGCATTCCGAATCATTGAAGAAACCTTCGGTTTGGTGGCGGATCGCGCCATCTCCAAATCTGGCCTCTTCCCTCTTCAGGCTGAGCCCATGGGTGTCATTTTGAAGTTCTGCAATGAAACAACAAACTACACCAAGTGCCGCCAATTCTATCAGCAAGTCAAGAGAAGGCCGGAGGAAGCTGGTGGGGTGGCCATTCTAGATCGAATGCACATGGAGGAAGTTTTGAAAGCAGAAATAGCATTGCGAGAACCCGGACTGGGATATCATGCTGTCGAACTCCTTGAGTGGATGTTGCGTCAAGAAATCACAGGTGCGAACGGCCCCAAAATCCGACCAGGACATTCGACCTACAATCTTGTCATGCTGGCATGTTGGCGAAGCGCGGACTGGAATTCGGCTGCACGTACTTTCGACTTGATGAGTGGTTATCACTCGCATGACTTCAAGGACGGCGCCGTTTCTCAGAATCCGAGGTTCGACAAGCGCGGTCCTGGGAGAAACCTCCCAGCGACCGCAGAATTCATGTCCTCCATGCTCAAAACTGCCCAAGCTACGAATAATCGCGCCGATATGCGTCAGGCTCTGCGTATTACCGACTACCTTGGTTTTGAACAACTTCTTCGCACAGGTGGGAATGAAAAGAATGAGACCATGAAATTGGCCAAGAATCGACAATTCTTTGGCAATAAATTTGCCAGTGCTGTGCTTGAGACAGTGAACATTGTTATGGAAGATAATGGAAAACACGCGAAACCTGAAGAGGCCAAGAAGTGGAGAGCATTAGCTACCGAAGCAAGAAAACAACTCGGTGTGCTAACTGACGTACCCTCCAAGACAATACGCTCCCGCGATGCTTCGATTACATTGACCTAGTATTTATTACTCAACTATCCTAGCAAGGATTCAGAGATTGAATTCTGCTGTATTTTCCGTATGATTTCATTAGCATGTGCCAAACAATGATATAATTAATTAGCGGTCAGTGTGCGCTTAATAGTCCATACCCACAGCTCGTATTAGAAGATCCACTACTCGACTTTCAAACCCCACCAATGCAATGCATAGCAATACGTTAAAGATAGTCCGTATGTAAATAACAACAAATCAGCCAAACTATGCTACAGATTTAGGCCTGTCGCCTGGGCTTCCCTTGCCACCTTCCCGGTCAAAGCTATGGAAggcaggagaaggagggaCAAAGGTATCTTCAGTCAATGCCATTGATACCGGCTGGTAACTATGGTTTGCCTGCGGGGATCCTGCAATATAAGTGTTTCTGGGGTTCATAGGCATAGAGCTCATTGTGGAATTTATCGACCCGGGTATAGGGCTCTGGCGACTTCGAGGTGTCCTAGCGGTCACAGCGGGTTGTCGTAATTTACGTTTGCGGCAAAACGAAATCATCCACACGACGCAACAcacgatgaggatgagggcATTAAGAGCGACGATGCCGAGCATAGCAGGTATGTATTTGCCGATCAATTCGAGAGATTCAGAGATGTCGTTAGAGATTGCAAAACTTGGTGCCACTGAAGCGCCGTCCAGTCCTACGAAGGTAATATTTGTCCTGGGAGTACCTCCGCGCTCTTTGTGGAATTCGATAGAGCTTTCGTCGGCGTCAACAATTGATAAAAACTTCATGTATGGGTCGCCCATATTGCCGGAAGCATCGAAATCGCCAAAGTCATAGACAGAATAGACGGATCGCAAAAAGTTATCGCCGACTAACCAGTCACTAAGCAAGGAGTCAATCAGAATCCGAAGAAagagcaaacaaaaaaaaaacgcacaaATCGTTGCCAATGTCAAATGATTGAGGAATGAATGAACCGAGGCAAACAGTGGGGTCAACTGCGTTGGCAGGGTTGACGTCCAATGGATGTATTGGGAAAACTTGACCCCTGGGGTTCATGTATAAGTCATTACATTTACAGAGGCGCCGAAGGCATCACTTACCCAACTTGGAAAGCCATATTGATCTCTGCAGAACACGGTACTCTCCAGTAGCCAATAGCTGGATCAAAAGCAGCACCGGCAACATTCCCATAGATTGCATCACATATTTCTTTTGGTGCATACCTGAGGACTATTGAGAGACAAACAaataagataaaaaaaaggaaCACACGTATACGAAGAACCGCTATCCATTAGAACGACTGCTTTGTTACTTGGCGCTCCATTGACCTTGGTGCTGGGTACTGTGATAGTCTCGTTTACGATGATAGCGTCAAGGAGTACATTCCAACGATACGGGTTATGTACAGGCCATGTTGAGATACGTTCGTTCCCAGACACAGAAGAATACAATGG
The sequence above is a segment of the Psilocybe cubensis strain MGC-MH-2018 chromosome 4, whole genome shotgun sequence genome. Coding sequences within it:
- a CDS encoding putative aspartic-type endopeptidase CTSD, with protein sequence MRLSLSRSLLLFAAFLSVSAHRITVKKIKHASSFQPRSPSNSPSDLQINVDLAESNSFDLNSVHDLIYIANITVGGVEYPVQLDTGSSDLFIKGPTHPIPNLKQTDISLNLSYAIGWANGNIAYAPVEFVGISVPSQALVDADQVNNPALGYGAQGIAGLGFTRLSNIDMKINNTNSAQGRSLLFNLFEANPSEPNFIAFALQRSTQPGDDVEGSFSIGELDPLYSSVSGNERISTWPVHNPYRWNVLLDAIIVNETITVPSTKVNGAPSNKAVVLMDSGSSYTYAPKEICDAIYGNVAGAAFDPAIGYWRVPCSAEINMAFQVGGQVFPIHPLDVNPANAVDPTVCLGSFIPQSFDIGNDFDWLVGDNFLRSVYSVYDFGDFDASGNMGDPYMKFLSIVDADESSIEFHKERGGTPRTNITFVGLDGASVAPSFAISNDISESLELIGKYIPAMLGIVALNALILIVCCVVWMISFCRKRKLRQPAVTARTPRSRQSPIPGSINSTMSSMPMNPRNTYIAGSPQANHSYQPVSMALTEDTFVPPSPAFHSFDREGGKGSPGDRPKSVA